AACTCCCTTTGTATATCATTGCTGACAGTGATAATGGCAAAAAGACAAAGACTCTTCTTTGCTGAATTGAGGATGAGCTTTATGAAAGTTTTTTATTCGACCACTTGAATAAATTCTAAAAGCGTTAACAAAAATGCTCTTCCTAGGAATTGGTCTCCAATGCTTTTGTTGATGTCAATATTACCTTGCCACTCTCCTATATATATCTCTAGTATATATAAAGTTGTATCACTaatgaataaaatcaaatttccGAGTGCATGTAATGAAAAAGCAAAATTATAAACAGATAAGGACAATTAAGTATGCACATCTAAGAGTTCTATCGATCTTCTTAAACTTGTCTAAACAcagattaagaaaataataaaaatctacCTCGTGTACCCTTCAAATACTGCTAAAATCTTCATAGTGGCAATAATCCacagaaaaaaagggaaaaatgTGAAAATAAAAAACCAATCAAATCCATATTCTTGCAAACCAACGCATCCTTATCAATTACACGTTACGCTCAAAACTTATCTTGTACACAAAATCATCAAAGAAATTACAGCGACGGAAGTGCAATAAGGGAAAAGACTGTTATTATACATGGCTCATAGTAATTGTTAACCTCGGTTTGTCTCGACAAGGAAAGAATAACTACCACAAAAACACTATTGGCGATTTCAACTGGCGACGCAATACATATAGTCACCTATCCAGCAGCAGAATATACAGTGGCGAAGCTTGTGTCAACTGGGGCAATCTCCGATCACTTTCCTGGTGCAGTAAACTGGCCAATTCACATGTTAAGTTACATGGTGAAAACTCCAAACACGTCGGTAAGCAACTTTCAATCAACTTTACATGTTGAAATATCTAAGAGCTTTACGAATTTTGATGGCCAGTTTATAAACCCAGCTTGTTCGAAAGAGTAGGTCCAACAGCTGAACCACCAGGAACCTCAGTTCACGGGAGGGGAATTAGTATACCATATTTGGGATGATTACTATATCCAGGCTAGAGAACCTCGATCATTTGCCACTTGAGGTCTGCCTCGGGTAGGCGTGGCTGGTCTGTTGGCATTAATTTCCTGAGGAGATAAACAATTTTGTTTCCAAGTCATAAAGAATGCAGATAGATGCAACAATAAAGTGCAAACATCAAAAGAGTTAACGCAGCAATACTTGCATCCATGTATCCTCAATATGACGCTCCGGTGATATTTCAGGTGAATGGAAGGCAGGAGGTAAGGGATGAATTAGCTTTGGGACAACCACAAGATCTCGTCCCAAAACCAAAATTGCCCCCGCGTTATTTGCTGTTCCTGGATATATGGATTGAAAGAAAATTAGGGGAATTAATAGACAAACAATAGATTGAACAAAACTATGGATCCTCACCACAATAGTTAGTTGCAGAGAAAAGAGTGATTAAATGACCCTGAGCAAATCGTTCAAAACCATCCATGACACACTCATGTGCCCTTACTATCAACTGGAGGTCATTATTATTGCAGAACTCAATAACTCGGTCAGGCTGTCACATCAAAAGATCAAACATTTGAAACCATTGTACAGGAATTGAGTAGAAAATGATCCGAGCCAAACATATAATCACTCACCCCAAAAGTAACCAAGCCAGGCCCCCTGGCATTTGGTCTTAACCCCTCAACACTGTCGTTCTCTGTTGGATCAGACCTGCATGAATAAGAAATAGGAAATAGCTATTCACTGAAATAAATATATCAAGCAAAGGCATTtctttttagttatttatttgtatGACCATAGCAGATCCATAAGAACTATTGCGCCAGTTTCCATTGTGATAGGTCGTTGAAGGTTTTCGATCTGTTCTACATGATTTATGGAACGGCCAATACCACCATGCATGCAGATAACTTTCTTCTCAATTAAAGCAGCTAAAGGCAACCAATTAAACAATCTGTTAATACGGTGCCATGCCCAGATTCCGTCTTGTTCTCCCTGTTTCCAAACAATAAACAATGATATGGAACacaatttttccttgataaacTAAATAATGACAGCAAACAGAAATTAGTGGTACCATTCTCTCGATGCACTCGGTACGAAACCCAAATAAAGCATTAATGTCTGTTGCCTCATGGTTTCCACGAATTAAATGTATATTATGTGGATATTCAATCTGTAACATTGAttcagaaaattttgaaaagtttaaagatacAACATATTTGTAAACATAAACCTGTACAAGAAGAGTGCAAAGTAATACCTTCAAGAATTCTTTGATgctaaatattttcataaaaatatttgcttGGATAAGACTGATCACATTGACAAGCTTGAGGGGAAAGTAATACCTTCAATGCAAGGAGAAGAGTAATAGTTTCCAGGCTATGTTGGCCACGATCAACGTAATCACCCAAAAAGAGATAATCAATATAACTGAAAGTGGCAAAAACATAAGACAGTGTCACAAGCAGATAAAGGAAAATATGAACTAAAATTAACACTACAGATTTAAAAAAAGATGCACCCAAGTGTGTAGCCAAAACTGTGTATCAGCATCTATTTTCATGCTGCAATATATGCAAATAGGACAAAGCAAACTTAAACCTAAGATCTGAATAACTGAAGTCATAAGAGTACAAGTGCAAACCAAAATAATACAGGTCAAAAAAAGCTGCACATTATCATCTGGGAAAAACTTGCAGTCAGTAGCTGCTTTCACACTGCAACATAAGCAATAGATCAAAGCAAACTTAAGTCTAGCGTTTAAATATCTGGTGTTAAGAGCGTAAGGGAAGGATATAGATAAGAATTCTGTGCTAACTGAAACATGAAGAAAACCTGGTGGAAATCATGGAGGAAACATGGTAGAAATCTAGTCATGCTTGATAATATTAGTGAAAGTTGAAAGTGCTTACGAAATGTCCCCTGCCGTTGAAGGAGCACCATACTCATCAAACAAGCGCATGAGATCCCCAAACTGACCATGTAAATCACCAAAGATTTTGACAGGAGCTTTAATTTGTAGAACAGTTGGCTCACTAGTGAATATTCTTTCAGCACTATCACAAAGCTCAGAGATCTCATTACAATCTAAGAAGAACTGCCTGCGTACAGGGGGTTTCCAACCACGTGGTTTCAGAAGATGAGCAACAACCTGTAAATTGAACACATTAGGCTATCATCAATAGAAGATTTACTTTACACGCATAATCAACAAGACATTATAGATATTAGATAcattgttcttgctcttgtatgAAGTATCTATTTGGTTAGCAATATGAACCATGTTCTAAAGTACTGATAAGTGCTGGTACTAGCAAATATTCTCTGCACTGCTTAACTTTGAGAATTCAAACCTAATCTATAATAGCTATGTCTGTATTAAACTGTGCATTAGCCTATGCGAAAGGTTTGCTACTCCCTTTCCTGATAAGTAGTGGCTTGACAGTTCACAGACACCAGAATCAGTCATTATATACTTATTTAATATCATGAATCAAAAATGAAAGCATAAAAACAGAAAACaattatttgttatttgttaTTGAACTGTCTAGTTAACTAGATATGCTTACAAAGGATCAAGATTGAATAACCCTATAACACTGGCTGGTCCATAGACATCTAAACAAAAGCAAAGGTAATGCCTCTATGAACACAGCAAGAGTACAAAAGCAGTATCCCTCTTACTTACAGTAGTAAGTTTATAGTTACCTTTTTGGGTATACTATTAATAGACATTTGACGATCTAATAGTTTCCTAGCTGCAGTTGCATTCTCCTGTGTGCCATAGCTGACCCTTCTGCCTTCATTTTCAAACTGATCAATTGAGAGCTGCCTGACCATACCACCCAATGCACCTCCTGTCTCAGCTGCTACAACCACCTGCCAAAAGAGCATTGTAGGTGTGATGGCACCCGAAATAGCTACTGTCTTACCCCTCTAATAATTATCTTCCAACCATATGATAAACTTCAATAACTGTGAAGAGTCAGTTAAAACTCGAAGGAGGGGCATAATTCAGTGTCACAGAATACTGACCGCTCTATGATGTAATCGAACCCCAACTGAAGATGTACCATTTGAAAGTGAAGGGTCTGATATGAGACTTGGGAGTTGTTTTCCACGTGGAGTAGACTCTGAATCATAGGCTTGATCAGGTAAATGCTCGCCATTAATTCGTCGTGCCTTGGCAGCAGCTAAAGCAGCACTAATTGCCTCAGCTTCTGCTGCTGATGCTTCTACTAAATATTCAACACCTTTGTTCAATCTACAGAACCCAAATATTTCATAAGCTGTTTAAAAAAGAATACCAGGAAACACATTGGAATATCACAAATGTGTCAGTGATTAGCAGATTGTATATCCAAATCTTGGAATAGCACCGATAAAGAAGCACAGAAAATGTTAATCCAAATCTAAACTAATATACCACCTTGGTCCTTGAAGCATGGTGTTGTCGGGGCTCACGTTGGTGCACATATCCCCATTGACGGGAGGAGACACTGAAGGAGCCATCGCCGCTGCACCATCAGGAACTTTTTCAGGAGTAGCTTGCCTTGATCTTTCATCAGAGAACATGTATCTTCCTGGTGATCCTCCTATTTGTACATTTGCAGTGGAACCTGAAGAAGCAATGTGGGAAGCTGCACTTGTTTCAGCAGCAGCTAAATCTTCCGCAATAAGTAGGTCATCAAGAAGCATCCCTGCATAAAAAAGTATATTTAGCTGAAACAAAAGCAAAAAAGATGTGTTGTGTGTATATATTACCAGCATGAAAATCAAAGTGAGTCATCTAAATATGCATGATAAATGAATAGTTCGAAAACCCAGAAATAGTTTGCATGGGCATACACAACTCACTTGAGATACAGAGTTTTTGCTTATGACAGACAGTTCGAGACAAAATGGCAgctcaagaagaaaagtaaagggTAACTGTTCTCTGCGCAGATGCCACATAACTTCAGCAGTGTTTTTCTCTAAGATTTATGATTGACGCAAAGAGGTAGGGCTCAATTAAAGGCAGTTGACTATTAAAGCTTAGAAGCTAAATGAGAGTAGTatttttcttctctctctctctctctaaacTCGCCTATGGACACTACACTTCAGCAGTGGCATGACTATTGAAAAGTTGCACCAATGTTGAAATATACACTTTTGGTTTTCAAAATGTATAAAGAGAAGTTGTTTTCGGAAACAGAGATCTTGCATAAAGTAACTAAATCAACACATGACTCATTCTCCTTTCTTTGGCTTTCTTATTGGAGTATTTCTTGCATATTTTGAAGAACTTTTAATAACACCACCAAATGATTTCAGTTGATAACAGTATTGTATAGCCATTAAGCCTCATAAGATCCAATAGGTGACACAAACATTCTTAAATATGGAATTTTAATCTTAACTTCAGAGATTCAACTGCGATTTAGGCCAGCAATCAATAATATGGTATCAGGAATATCAGTTGTATCCACCTATTTATTCCAAGAAAATGTTAATTTAGGTAATGAGAAGCCAACACGTCCAACAAGTATTGAATTTAAAACAGAACAATCACACAGTTATCCCTAGTGTAATACCAGATGTGGATGGCATTAACAAAATGAGCTACTTTTTCAAGAAGTCCTAAAAGATGTGATAACAAATGCGAGTCACAACTAACATGAGGTGATGCGTGATACTGGATAAAAAAGCTAAACAACTGGTATCAGACTCTCTGGAGTGACATCTGATATGCATCAGAGCACAAAACACTGACACTACAAATTTATGATTCATAGATACAGGTTAGTAAAAATTCAGTAAAACCGAATTAACCGCACCAAACCAACTAAATTTTGAAATTCGATTCGGTTTTTGGCTAATTCGGTTCGGTTTCGGTTTTAAAATTCGTAATTCAGTTAAACCGAGTAAGGatattaatttgattattttttatttaaaaatataattaattaaacaaaatatgtaattaattaaacaaaatatgtaattaattaaacaaaatttaaattcgattaatttagttttaaaaatttcaattagttcggttaatttggtcaaaaactgaattaaccgataTTTAATCGGTTTGATTTGTTCGATTTTCATAGGAaaattcggtcggttcggttGATTCGAAAAAAATTTCAGTTTGTTCGGTTTTCGATTTGTTCGGTTCGGTTTTCACCGAATGCTCAGCCCTATTCATAGATCAATAATAAGAATGATGTTTTGCTGGTAAATTTTGCTAGTATGCAGTACAACATGGTCTTTGAAATCCCTGAGTAGAATATCTCTGAAAGCATTAGTTAAAGCATTCTCAACTGGACTAATTTGACCCATGCAAATCTTGGAGCCAGAATATGAAATCAAATGATTCGAGATCACAGCATTTAAGTGTAAATAATTCACCGG
This window of the Zingiber officinale cultivar Zhangliang chromosome 3B, Zo_v1.1, whole genome shotgun sequence genome carries:
- the LOC122055483 gene encoding serine/threonine-protein phosphatase BSL3-like — its product is MEIDPSMVTDKDRDPAAGTRQDLENGTASPPLPTVETGQPQPVVVGPRPAPRYSVVNAIIEMEEDGPTSRCGHTLTAVAGVGEEGTPGYIGPRLILFGGATALEGNSTAPPSPAANAGIRLAGATADVHCYDVITNKWTRLTPLGEPPSPRAAHVATSVGTMVVIQGGIGPNGLSAEDLHVLDLTQQRPRWHRVVVQGPGPGPRYGHVMALVGQRFLLTIGGNDGKHPLADVWALDTAAKPYEWRKLEPEGEGPPPCMYATASARSDGLLLLCGGRDANGVPLSSAYGLAKHRDGRWEWAIAPGVSPSPRYQHAAVFVNARLHVSGGALGGGRIVEDSSSIAVLDTAAGVWCDTKSVVTSPRKGRYSSDAAGGESSVELTRRCRHAAAAVADKVFIYGGLHGGMLLDDLLIAEDLAAAETSAASHIASSGSTANVQIGGSPGRYMFSDERSRQATPEKVPDGAAAMAPSVSPPVNGDMCTNVSPDNTMLQGPRLNKGVEYLVEASAAEAEAISAALAAAKARRINGEHLPDQAYDSESTPRGKQLPSLISDPSLSNGTSSVGVRLHHRAVVVAAETGGALGGMVRQLSIDQFENEGRRVSYGTQENATAARKLLDRQMSINSIPKKVVAHLLKPRGWKPPVRRQFFLDCNEISELCDSAERIFTSEPTVLQIKAPVKIFGDLHGQFGDLMRLFDEYGAPSTAGDISYIDYLFLGDYVDRGQHSLETITLLLALKIEYPHNIHLIRGNHEATDINALFGFRTECIERMGEQDGIWAWHRINRLFNWLPLAALIEKKVICMHGGIGRSINHVEQIENLQRPITMETGAIVLMDLLWSDPTENDSVEGLRPNARGPGLVTFGPDRVIEFCNNNDLQLIVRAHECVMDGFERFAQGHLITLFSATNYCGTANNAGAILVLGRDLVVVPKLIHPLPPAFHSPEISPERHIEDTWMQEINANRPATPTRGRPQVANDRGSLAWI